A single genomic interval of Coccidioides posadasii str. Silveira chromosome 1, complete sequence harbors:
- the CDC3 gene encoding Cell division control protein 3 (EggNog:ENOG410PGWY~COG:D,U,Z~BUSCO:6582at33183) — translation MATATNGIPAPTRPSPTVSTPPSKPASPLVERSNPMGGGLAQTVTSKDPKAVAQAATDMRNVVRRKLTGYVGFANLPNQWHRKSVRKGFNFNVMVVGESGLGKSTLVNTLFNTSLYPPKERKGPSLDIIPKTVSIQSISADIEENGVRLRLTVVDTPGFGDFVNNDDSWRPIVENIEQRFDAYLDAENKVNRMNIVDNRVHACVYFIQPTGHSLKPLDIEVMRRLHTKVNLIPVIAKADTLTDEEVALFKQRILADIHHHSIQIFEGPRYELDDEETLAENQEIMSKVPFAVVGANTEVTTASGHKVRGRRYPWGIIEVDNEEHCDFVKLRQMLIRTHMEELKEHTNNVLYENYRSDKLTAMGVTQDPSVFKEVNPAVKQEEERALHEQKLAKMEAEMKMVFQQKVQEKESKLKQSEDELYARHREMKEQLERQRLELEDKKARLESGRPLEDKIKRKGFSLR, via the exons ATGG CCACCGCAACTAACGGGATTCCCGCTCCCACCCGACCCTCCCCGACCGTCAGTACTCCTCCAAGCAAGCCCGCATCGCCTCTCGTTGAACGCAGCAACCCAATGGGTGGAGGCTTGGCGCAGACGGTCACCTCAAAGGACCCAAAGGCCGTTGCCCAGGCCGCTACCGATATGAGAAATGTCGTTCGCCGGAAATTGACTGGCTATGTCGGCTTTGCCAACCTGCCGAACCAGTGGCACCGCAAGAGTGTGCGAAAGGGTTTCAATTTCAATGTCATGGTCGTCG GTGAGTCTGGTTTGGGAAAGTCTACTCTAGTGAACACTCTCTTCAACACCTCCCTATACCCACCCAAGGAGCGCAAGGGCCCCAGCCTTGATATCATCCCTAAAACTGTTTCGATTCAATCTATCAGCGCTGATATCGAGGAGAACGGCGTTCGTCTACGATTGACCGTTGTCGATACCCCTGGGTTCGGTGATTTTGTTAACAACGACGACTCTTGGCGTCCTATTGTCGAGAACATCGAGCAGCGATTTGACGCCTACCTTGATGCGGAGAACAAGGTCAACCGTATGAACATCGTCGATAACCGTGTGCACGCATGTGTCTACTTCATTCAGCCCACTGGCCACTCACTGAAGCCCCTTGACATCGAGGTTATGCGTCGCCTGCACACCAAGGTCAACTTGATCCCCGTCATCGCCAAGGCTGATACCTTGACCGACGAGGAAGTCGCTCTCTTCAAGCAGAGA ATTCTTGCCGATATCCACCATCACTCCATCCAGATCTTCGAAGGTCCCCGTTATGAACTCGACGACGAAGAAACCCTTGCTGAGAACCAGGAGATCATGTCCAAGGTCCCTTTTGCCGTTGTCGGTGCAAACACTGAGGTTACCACCGCCAGCGGTCACAAAGTAAGAGGTCGCCGTTATCCATGGGGTATCATCGAAGTAGACAACGAGGAGCACTGCGACTTTGTCAAACTGCGCCAGATGCTTATCCGTACCCACATGGAAGAGCTCAAGGAACACACCAATAACGTCTTGTATGAGAACTACCGGTCCGACAAACTGACAGCAATGGGTGTGACGCAAGACCCAAGCGTCTTCAAGGAGGTCAACCCTGCTGTGAAACAGGAAGAAGAGCGCGCTCTGCACGAACAGAAACTTGCCAAGATGGAAGCAGAAATGAAGATGGTGTTCCAACAGAAGGtgcaagagaaagagagcaaGCTGAAACAGAGTGAGGACGAACTATATGCTCGACATCGTGAGATGAAAGAGCAACTAGAACGGCAGCGGCTCGAGCTAGAGGACAAGAAGGCCCGCCTCGAAAGTGGACGACCTCTCGAAGACAAGATAAAGCGGAAAGGGTTCTCACTTCGTTAG
- a CDS encoding uncharacterized protein (EggNog:ENOG410PHYF~COG:S~TransMembrane:2 (o12-30i143-164o)~BUSCO:5869at33183) — protein MGAVKTEDTERKSVAVVGTGMAGLVTAYLLRQDKYNRFDVEVFEAQDQCSLDSASITVSSKDGIRTSRVDQPMRAFDRGFYPNLTAMYDYLGIRYHQELFFFTFARLPKHGSKALGSPMEQPNPYFIHSSNNHRIPPVRPQACGFWMWVSETVYLAFCLVWFTICCSFVPPKESRPSIGGKTKPCESFGQYLRRLWIPAYFIESYLLPGLASISTCTHAEMLDFPAKDVIDYKQRSLNSPHLRVSGGVSEVQKSLCQGLTVQFNCRVTSVTRQQHGSGVRVTWDSPGNTQQPDTVPHQKIFDHVILAVPPNAVGSIFAPLRSEMSHIPTAAVESIVHTDLSATKQQPSNALYEMHLAPSPPNWIHFRSSPYITETIHEDPISSVVVTNFPATPIDPSKIIARTHFTRTLRTPQSRDIVKRIFSPNSRRLNGTPITDGKKLTTHKAGPFQNGDGNVWLVGSWCWDGMVLLEGCVVSAMRVARDLGIEVPWRDY, from the exons ATGGGCGCCGTCAAGACGGAAGATACGGAGAGGAAGTCCGTAGCTGTGGTTGGTACCGGGATGGCCGGTTTGGTTACTGCATATCTATTGAGACAGGATAAATATAACCGCTTTGATGTTGAAGTATTTGAAGCA CAAGACCAGTGCTCTCTCGACTCTGCCTCAATTACCGTGTCATCAAAAGATGGAATCCGAACGAGCCGCGTGGACCAACCCATGCGCGCCTTTGACCGTGGATTCTATCCCAACTTGACAGCCATGTATGATTATTTGGGCATTAGATATCACCAagagcttttctttttcacttTTGCAAGGCTGCCCAAGCATGGTTCCAAAGCGCTTGGGAGCCCAATGGAGCAACCGAATCCCTATTTCATTCATTCATCCAACAACCACCGGATCCCTCCTGTACGGCCTCAAGCGTGCGGGTTCTGGATGTGGGTTTCGGAGACCGTTTACCTTGCATTCTGCCTGGTATGGTTCACAATATGCTGTTCATTCGTCCCACCCAAGGAATCAAGGCCTTCGATTGGCGGCAAGACCAAACCTTGTGAGTCTTTCGGTCAATATCTGCGGCGTCTTTGGATACCTGCCTACTTTATCGAAAGTTACCTGCTCCCTGGACTCGCAAGCATATCGACCTGCACACATGCAGAGATGCTGGACTTCCCGGCAAAAGATGTGATCGATTACAAGCAACGCTCTCTCAACTCTCCGCATCTACGCGTCTCGGGTGGTGTAAGCGAGGTCCAAAAGAGCCTTTGCCAGGGACTCACGGTGCAGTTCAACTGCCGTGTTACATCCGTAACGAGACAGCAGCACGGCTCGGGAGTCCGCGTTACATGGGACTCCCCGGGTAACACTCAGCAGCCCGATACCGTCCCACATCAAAAGATTTTCGATCACGTCATTCTTGCTGTGCCCCCAAACGCTGTTGGAAGCATCTTCGCGCCTCTTCGGTCCGAAATGTCACACATCCCCACCGCGGCCGTCGAATCAATCGTCCACACCGATCTCTCAGCCACAAAGCAGCAACCCAGCAACGCTCTCTACGAGATGCACCTCGCTCCCAGCCCGCCTAACTGGATCCATTTCCGCTCTTCCCCATATATAACAGAGACGATACACGAGGATCCCATATCCTCCGTCGTCGTGACAAACTTCCCCGCAACCCCGATTGATCCCTCGAAAATCATCGCCCGGACGCATTTCACTCGCACCCTGAGGACACCTCAGAGCAGAGATATAGTGAAGCGGATATTCAGTCCTAATTCTCGGCGATTGAACGGCACGCCTATCACCGACGGGAAGAAGTTGACGACGCATAAAGCCGGCCCATTCCAGAATGGAGACGGCAACGTCTGGCTCGTTGGAAGTTGGTGTTGGGACGGGATGGTTTTGCTGGAGGGGTGCGTGGTATCTGCTATGCGGGTAGCGCGGGATTTGGGGATTGAGGTTCCCTGGCGAGATTATTGA
- a CDS encoding uncharacterized protein (EggNog:ENOG410PH5D~COG:L~BUSCO:1788at33183) → MAPDIRSFFGTQSSQGSKSGKGASSKKPEDNSKSKKRRGRKVIEDSEDEDVQPVKTTPKPEPKKKRQKPEETEEPTTTSDYFASSRKSRRGPKSSAPVEESKPKKSEISEAKSVDVTSKSRKSDAKRDRERSPAVVVRNGRTRQKPKATKILDADDSLGGDDIFATEYQKRGGGGGDDDYQEEEDEDSDFEELQVESRLLQPAPKVSRSTNTSTRNGQKRKSDALHDEDEESELSDKQKKKAARGQAVKSPTKPTPKRQKAAAKPPQAESKEIQAIFDSIPTVRPPSPPAEAKKFNFMAANQRAHASAAGEPAELPIGAENCLAGLSFVFTGVLDSLGRDEGQALVKRYGGKVTGAPSSKTSYVVLGSDAGPKKLETIRKHNLKTINEYGLFELIRKMPANGGDGKAAVQYEAKKKAEEQKIKVMAAEIDREEKKSSASAAATSVARSTKAPQKSIPAAAKEAAVDDRLWTVKYAPTSLNMICGNKTAVEKLQSWLRNWRNNAKVDFKKPGKDGSGTYRAVMIHGPPGIGKTTAAHLVAKLENYDVVETNASDTRSKRLLEDGLRGVLDTTSLQGYFSGEGKKVQSEKKNLVLIMDEVDGMSAGDRGGVGALAAVAKKTRIPMILICNERRLPKMRPFDHVTYELPFRRPTADQIRSRLATICFREGLKIPPQVLDGLIEGTHSDIRQIVNMLSTVKLDSQNLDFDEGKQMSKAWEKHVILKPWDIVGKILSAQMFSQSSTATLNDKIELYFNDHEFSYLMLQENYLKTNPIAAGSYNGRERKFKLLELADNAAQSISDGDLVDRMIHGSQQQWSLMPTHAVFSFVRPASFVSGNMVDRVGFTSWLGNNSKQGKMARQIKEIQGHMRLRASGDRHEIRQQYLPALWEKLVHRLDVDGKDAVQEVIDLMDSYFLTREDWDSILELGLGPMSEKTVNIESQTKATFTRLYNQQSHPLPFMKASTVVAPKRLPKIKPDLEDAIDESDEGEEILGEEEVKEDDDELDLKKDKYVRAPKKTGAKKATAGKGTAKPKQNRNKRKKSDSDLDISDSEEDSKPSKARKGKKTKGKA, encoded by the exons ATGGCCCCCGATATCAGGAGTTTCTTTGGCACGCAAAGTAGCCAAGGTTCGAAATCGGGGAAGGGAGCTAGCTCAAAGAAACCAGAG GATAATTCCAAATCAAAAAAGCGGC GAGGCAGGAAAGTTATTGAAGATTCTGAGGATGAAGACGTTCAACCTGTCAAAACGACCCCGAAGCCAGagccaaagaaaaaaaggca GAAACCTGAAGAGACTGAAGAGCCTACGACAACATCTGACTACTTCGCCTCCTCTCGGAAAAGCCGCCGCGGCCCAAAGTCTAGTGCTCCGGTAGAAGAATCGAAACCCAAAAAAAGCGAGATTTCGGAAGCAAAATCCGTGGACGTCACCTCTAAATCGCGCAAAAGTGATGCCAAGAGAGACCGGGAGCGGAGtcctgctgttgttgtcAGAAATGGACGAACGCGCCAAAAGCCTAAAGCTACCAAGATACTTGACGCTGACGATAGCCTTGGTGGCGATGACATATTTGCTACGGAGTATCAGAAACGGGGAGGGGGCGGTGGAGATGATGATTAtcaggaggaagaagatgaagactCAGACTTTGAAGAACTGCAGGTAGAATCACGACTTCTACAACCCGCGCCAAAAGTCTCGCGCTCCACAAATACTTCGACTAGAAATGGGCAAAAGAGAAAATCAGATGCCTTacatgatgaagatgaggagagTGAGCTATCCGataaacaaaagaagaaggcCGCGCGTGGGCAAGCCGTTAAATCGCCTACGAAACCAACCccaaaaagacaaaaagcCGCTGCAAAGCCCCCGCAGGCCGAGAGCAAGGAGATCCAGGCTATATTCGATAGTATTCCAACCGTACGCCCGCCTTCCCCGCCAGCAGAAGCCAAGAAGTTCAATTTTATGGCTGCCAATCAGCGTGCACatgcttcagcagctggCGAACCGGCGGAGCTACCTATCGGGGCAGAGAACTGCCTTGCTGGGCTTTCGTTCGTGTTTACTGGCGTTCTCGATTCATTGGGTCGAGATGAAGGTCAGGCGTTGGTCAAGAGGTACGGTGGCAAAGTTACTGGTGCCCCTAGTTCGAAGACCAGCTACGTTGTTTTGGGTAGTGACGCTGGTCCAAAGAAATTGGAAACGATCCGCAAACACAACCTCAAGACTATTAATGAGTATGGCCTTTTTGAGCTTATTAGAAAGATGCCGGCAAATGGAGGGGATGGGAAGGCTGCTGTTCAATACGAAGCGAAGAAGAAAGCTGAAGAACAGAAAATAAAAGTCATGGCAGCTGAAATAGATCgcgaggaaaagaagagtTCTGCCTCTGCTGCCGCAACATCAGTCGCCAGATCCACGAAAGCTCCACAGAAATCCATACCCGCAGCCGCAAAAGAAGCGGCTGTGGATGACCGTCTATGGACGGTGAAGTATGCACCGACTTCTTTGAATATGATATGTGGGAATAAAACGGCTGTCGAAAAGCTTCAGTCTTGGCTGCGCAATTGGCGTAACAACGCGAAAGTTGACTTCAAAAAGCCGGGTAAGGATGGCTCCGGCACTTATCGCGCCGTCATGATTCACGGTCCGCCTGGGATTGGAAAGACTACTGCTGCGCATCTTGTGGCTAAGCTTGAAAATTACGATGTCGTTGAGACGAATGCAAGTGATACTAGAAGCAAAAGGCTCCTTGAGGATGGTTTACGAGGCGTACTGGACACAACATCTCTCCAGGGTTACTTTTCAGGCGAAGGCAAAAAGGTTCaaagtgaaaagaaaaatctcgTTCTTATAATGGATGAAGTCGACGGAATGTCAGCTGGTGATCGTGGCGGTGTCGGAGCTCTTGCTGCAGTCGCCAAAAAGACGCGAATTCCGATGATACTGATATGCAATGAACGAAGGCTGCCAAAAATGAGACCATTCGACCACGTAACTTACGAGCTTCCCTTTAGGCGCCCTACTGCCGATCAAATTCGTTCAAGACTTGCTACCATCTGTTTCCGTGAAGGCCTAAAGATTCCACCGCAGGTCTTGGATGGCTTGATTGAAGGCACACATTCTGATATAAGACAGATCGTTAATATGTTATCAACTGTGAAACTTGACAGTCAGAACCTCGACTTTGACGAAGGCAAGCAAATGTCCAAAGCCTGGGAGAAACACGTCATTTTGAAGCCATGGGATATTGTTGGCAAGATATTGAGCGCTCAAATGTTCTCCCAAAGCTCGACAGCTACTCTCAACGATAAGATTGAACTTTATTTCAATGACCACGAGTTTAGCTATTTAATGTTGCAGGAGAATTATCTCAAAACAAACCCTATCGCAGCCGGGTCATACAATGGCAGAGAACGGAAGTTCAAACTTCTCGAACTAGCCGATAATGCTGCTCAGAGTATCAGCGATGGGGACCTGGTAGATAGAATGATTCATGGCTCCCAGCAGCAGTGGAGTTTGATGCCTACCCATGCTGTGTTCAGTTTCGTTCGACCAGCCAGCTTCGTGTCCGGTAATATGGTCGACAGAGTGGGATTCACGAGCTGGCTGGGTAACAACTCTAAGCAAG GCAAAATGGCTCGGCAGATCAAAGAAATCCAGGGACATATGCGACTTAGAGCTTCGGGAGACAGACATGAAATCCGGCAGCAGTATCTTCCGGCTCTCTGGGAGAAATTGGTTCACAGGCTCGATGTTGACGGCAAGGACGCCGTTCAGGAAGTGATTGATTTAATGGATAGCTATTTCCTGACCCGGGAAGACTGGGACTCTATCCTTGAGCTCGGTTTGGGTCCGATGTCGGAAAAGACAGTGAATATCGAGAGCCAGACGAAAGCCACTTTTACGCGCTTATATAACCAACAATCTCACCCTCTTCCGTTTATGAAAGCAAGCACCGTTGTTGCGCCGAAGAGGCTCCCGAAGATCAAGCCAGACCTTGAGGATGCCATCGACGAGTCCGATGAAGGGGAAGAGATCCTCGGCGAAGAGGAAGTGAaagaagatgacgatgagcTTGATcttaaaaaagataaatatgtTAGAGCACCGAAAAAGACGGGAGCGAAAAAGGCTACTGCTGGGAAAGGCACAGCTAAACCGAAACAAAAcagaaacaaaaggaaaaagagtGACAGCGACCTAGACATCTCCGATAGCGAGGAAGACTCCAAGCCTTCCAAGGCTCGGAAGGGTAAAAAGACCAAGGGAAAGGCGTGA
- the MRPL16 gene encoding mitochondrial 54S ribosomal protein uL16m (EggNog:ENOG410PFN9~COG:J~BUSCO:13443at33183) — protein sequence MGPSSGIFSGLQLSFLRPFLSQPHSLPSSARCFSTSKPASDWLVPKMSEKSKSRKGRPRMATGGSTRGTTVVWGDYGLRMRDHDRRISAAQLKIGMETINRRLRGMDFKLYTRVSANIGVYTSGNEQRMGKGKGKFDYWAARVPVSRIIFELKGNLHEKVAREAFRLAAHKLPGLYEFVKKGEPPVVGITKLSNGVTLESLKRARREITSRVVSEQPSPPTQNAAP from the exons ATGGGCCCTTCGTCGGGAATATTTTCGGGGCTTCAGCTGTCTTTCCTACGGCCGTTCC TCTCTCAACCGCATTCCCTGCCCTCCTCCGCACGATGCTTTTCCACATCCAAACCGGCTTCGGACTGGCTGGTCCCCAAGATGTCCGAAAAGAGTAAATCACGCAAGGGCCGTCCACGCATGGCGACTGGAGGGTCGACTCGCGGCACCACAGTAGTCTGGGGAGATTACGGTCTTCGCATGCGTGATCATGATCGCAGGATATCTGCCGCTCAATTGAAAATTGGAATGGAAACGATAAACCGCCGGCTAAGAGGTATGGACTTCAAGCTGTACACCAGAGTCAGCGCAAATATTGGTGTCTATACCAGCGGGAATGAACAACGTATGGGTAAGGGAAAGGGTAAATTTGACTATTGGGCCGCAAGGGTACCGGTCAGCCGCATTATCTTTGAATTGAAGGGAAACCTACACGAAAAAGTAGCAAGAGAGGCATTCAGATTGGCTGCGCATAAACTACCTG GACTTTATGAATTTGTTAAGAAGGGCGAACCGCCGGTTGTCGGCATTACAAAATTGAGTAACGGAGTCACATTAGAATCTTTAAAGAGAGCTCGAAGAGAGATCACGTCTCGGGTTGTCTCAGAACAACCGTCCCCACCCACACAAAATGCTGCTCCTTAG
- the RFC5 gene encoding Replication factor C (RF-C) subunit (BUSCO:224775at4751~EggNog:ENOG410PGQJ~COG:L~BUSCO:8874at33183), translated as MALLVDRQRPRTLDALTYHHELSARLKALAQSGDFPHLLVYGPSGAGKKTRIVATLKELYGPGVEKIKIDARVFQTSSNRKLEFNIVASIYHLEITPSDVGTYDRVVIQELLKEIAQTQQVDLSAKQRFKVVVINEADHLTRDAQAALRRTMEKYSPNLRLILLANSTANIIAPIRSRTLLVRVAAPTAEEICQVLKLSGKREGWSEAPGLNKRIAKESGRNLRRALLMFEAVYAQNEKVTDDTVVPPPDWEALISLIADEIMAERSPARILQVRARLYDLLTHCIPPTTILKTLTFKLVSKVDDILKPEVIKWSAFYEHRIKMGSKVIFHLEAFVAKFMRVLEGYLMGIDF; from the exons ATGGCACTACTCGTCGATAGACAGCGCCCTCGCACACTTGACGCCCTCACATATCACCATGAATTGTCCGCACGACTCAAAGCTCTG GCACAAAGCGGTGACTTCCCCCACCTTCTCGTTTACGGTCCCTCTGGAGCGGGCAAGAAGACCAGAATAGTTGCCACATTGAAGGAGCTATATGGCCCAGGAGTGGAAAAGATAAAAATCGATGCCCGTGTTTTCCAAACCTCCAGTAATCGAAAGCTCGAATTTAACATTGTTGCTTCAATATATCACCTTGAGATCACACCGTCCGATGTGGGGACGTACGATCGCGTCGTGATTCAGGAACTGCTAAAGGAGATAGCACAAACCCAGCAGGTTGACTTATCCGCGAAGCAGCGATTCAAGGTGGTGGTTATAAATGAGGCCGATCACCTTACTCGAGATGCGCAGGCGGCGCTGAGAAGGACAATGGAGAAGTATAGTCCGAACCTGAGACTCATTCTACTCGCCAACAGCACCGCGAACATCATTGCTCCTATCCGCTCCAGAACGCTACTAGTAAGAGTTGCAGCTCCAACGGCGGAGGAAATATGCCAAGTGTTAAAACTTTCAGGGAAAAGGGAGGGTTGGAGTGAAGCCCCAGGCTTGAATAAGAGGATAGCGAAAGAGAGTGGCAGGAACCTACGCAGAGCGCTTCTTATGTTCGAAGCGGTATATGCGCAAAA TGAAAAAGTGACAGATGATACCGTGGTGCCACCGCCAGATTGGGAAGCCTTAATCTCCCTTATTGCCGACGAGATCATGGCCGAGAGATCTCCAGCACGAATACTTCAGGTTCGGGCACGGCTTTACGACTTGTTAACACATTGTATACCTCCAACCACTATCCTTAAG ACATTGACCTTCAAGCTTGTGTCTAAAGTTGATGATATTTTAAAACCTGAGGTTATCAAATGGTCGGCTTTCTATGAACATAGGATAAAGATGGGAAGT AAAGTTATCTTTCACCTAGAAGCGTTCGTTGCAAAGTTTATGAGAGTCCTTGAAGG CTATTTGATGGGAATCGATTTCTAA
- the COX11 gene encoding Cytochrome c oxidase assembly protein cox11, mitochondrial (EggNog:ENOG410PG5S~COG:O~TransMembrane:1 (o63-82i)~BUSCO:12177at33183), with amino-acid sequence MAFRITPLWGRILSSRGPSSFPRRLPTERPQIFTRKFSCRPPLQQLITPASERASWTTQNTTTMLYTISVIIGTLALAYGSVPMYKMICQQTGWNGQPVSSHLVNGEDTSSRLTPITDSRRLRITFNASVSDVLPWKFTPQQREVRVLPGETALAFYTATNKSDNDIIGVATYSVTPAQVSPYFSKIQCFCFEEQRLNAGETVDMPVFFFIDPDFVKDPAMRKIDTITLSYTFFKARYDDDGVLKPIPT; translated from the exons ATGGCGTTTCGAATAACCCCATTATGGGGTCGGATTCTTTCCTCACGGGGGCCATCATCATTTCCTCGTCGACTTCCCACTGAGCGCCCTCAGATATTCACCCGCAAGTTTTCGTGTCGGCCTCCACTGCAGCAACTAATCACGCCAGCTTCAGAGAGGGCCTCCTGGACCACACAGAATACAACTACGAT GTTATACACAATCAGTGTAATTATCGGAACTCTCGCCCTAGCTTACGGTTCCGTGCCGATGTACAAAATG ATTTGTCAACAAACTGGCTGGAACGGCCAACCGGTCTCGTCTCATCTCGTTAACGGAGAAGATACTTCGTCCCGTCTCACTCCGATAACCGATTCCCGCCGACTACGCATTACCTTCAATGCCTCTGTCTCAGACGTCCTCCCTTGGAAATTTACTCCCCAGCAGCGTGAGGTTCGGGTTCTTCCAGGAGAGACTGCATTGGCGTTTTACACCGCAACGAACAAGAGTGATAATGATATAATTGGCGTTGCAACCTACAGCGTCACACCAGCTCAGGTTTCTCCATATTTCAGCAAAATCCAGTGTTTTTGCTTTGAGGAGCAGAGGTTGAATGCCGGGGAAACTGTGGATATGCCGGTGTTTTTCTTTATCGACCCAGATTTTGTTAAAGATCCGGCCATGAGGAAAATTGACACGATAACCTTGTCGTACACCTTTTTCA AGGCTCGTTATGACGATGATGGGGTTCTGAAACCGATTCCTACCTAG
- a CDS encoding uncharacterized protein (EggNog:ENOG410QE7Y~COG:I): protein MHVAGTPPFLGTAVGVSFERPYAFETQPVHLAGMLLVATFSDAAMLTATYCTDGLIPVSHCTTLSHLEVIPQPPVNVWKSRARIAEFVRACGGGLSRYHIT, encoded by the coding sequence ATGCACGTTGCCGGTACCCCACCTTTTTTGGGAACTGCTGTGGGTGTATCTTTCGAAAGGCCTTACGCCTTTGAAACACAGCCAGTCCATTTGGCCGGCATGTTACTGGTAGCTACATTCTCAGACGCAGCTATGCTGACTGCCACCTATTGCACTGACGGTCTTATTCCCGTCTCCCATTGCACGACTTTATCCCATCTTGAGGTTATTCCACAGCCACCTGTCAACGTCTGGAAGAGCAGGGCTCGCATAGCGGAATTTGTCCGAGCATGTGGAGGAGGACTTAGCAGATACCATATCACATAA
- a CDS encoding uncharacterized protein (EggNog:ENOG410J0ZV~COG:T), with amino-acid sequence MPSLQTEVFALGSAFYELETTRKPFHDKMDHEVEKLSGAGNFPDTSSLELGRVISACWMMEYQDVGDVLRDIELIQKEKVRTEIRRG; translated from the coding sequence ATGCCCTCTCTACAAACAGAGGTTTTTGCTCTCGGCTCTGCGTTCTATGAACTAGAAACGACTCGCAAGCCTTTCCATGATAAAATGGACCACGAGGTTGAGAAACTATCTGGTGCAGGGAACTTTCCAGACACCAGCAGCCTTGAACTAGGCCGGGTAATCTCTGCTTGCTGGATGATGGAATACCAAGACGTTGGCGACGTGTTGAGAGACATTGAACTTATTCAGAAGGAAAAAGTTCGGACAGAAATCCGTCGTGGATGA
- a CDS encoding uncharacterized protein (EggNog:ENOG410PWEN~COG:S) → MSKNEFLHISNKLLVHGPQVPRYTKGLSHTKNQSGFFQTFTFPAPEQIFIHDALYGGHLITEPILVELLQSPSLLRLHGVSQHGVTGLFGLTPRVTRLEHSVGAFLLVRKVGASVEEQVSALLHDVSHTVLSHVVDWAFSTPGQESFHEVHKKRYIKTTELPEILTKHGFGNLKPLDEELYPLVEKPAPRLCADRLDYALRDAAAFGKMDIADVLRVFASLKAVPNATDPARQLVLEDSQLALSFARAYVACDRDVWANAAHIDMDQRTGLLIGDVIQRGAVKEESLWNLSDKDFWELLRGIANPDELEMMKRLESEGIPKKADSGLPRGAKIRTLDPDIYLPDTKQIFPLSTVRPEWATEVQEYIQSRRSQQD, encoded by the exons ATGTCAAAGAATGAATTCCTTCATATTTCGAATAAACTTCTTGTGCATGGACCACAAGTCCCCAGGTACACAAAGGGACTTTCCCACACTAAGAACCAGT CTGGCTTCTTTCAAACGTTTACTTTCCCTGCCCCTGAACAAATCTTCATCCATGATGCACTCTACGGTGGACATCTAATCACAGAACCCATTCTAGTCGAACTTCTCCAATCTCCGTCCCTTCTTCGACTTCATGGCGTCAGCCAGCATGGTGTTACGGGCCTTTTCGGCCTCACACCGCGCGTGACCCGCCTTGAGCACTCTGTGGGCGCATTCCTGCTCGTGCGCAAAGTCGGTGCAAGTGTTGAAGAGCAAGTCTCTGCTTTGCTGCATGACGTGAGCCACACAGTTCTCAGCCACGTGGTGGACTGGGCGTTCTCGACTCCAGGACAGGAGAGCTTTCACGAAGTTCATAAGAAGCGGTATATCAAGACAACGGAACTGCCTGAGATTCTTACTAAACATGGATTCGGCAACTTGAAGCCGTTGGACGAGGAACTGTACCCGCTGGTGGAAAAGCCCGCACCGCGTTTATGCGCTGATCGTCTCGATTACGCCCTCCGGGACGCAGCCGCATTCGGCAAAATGGACATTGCAGATGTACTACGTGTATTCGCGTCTTTGAAGGCTGTCCCTAATGCGACTGATCCAGCTCGACAGCTTGTGCTGGAGGACTCACAGCTGGCGTTATCATTTGCAAGGGCCTATGTTGCATGTGATAGAGATGTTTGGGCAAACGCAGCCCACATCGACATGGACCAAAGGACGGGTCTGCTGATCGGAGATGTGATTCAGCGAGGAGCAGTCAAGGAGGAATCATTGTGGAATCTATCAGATAAGGACTTCTGGGAGTTGTTACGCGGCATCGCTAATCCGGATGAATTGGAAATGATGAAGCGGTTAGAGTCTGAAGGTATCCCTAAGAAGGCTGATTCAGGACTTCCCCGGGGCGCGAAGATCCGTACGCTTGACCCAGACATCTACCTTCCGGATACGAAGCAAATTTTCCCCTTGTCTACTGTGCGACCCGAGTGGGCCACCGAGgtgcaagaatatattcaaAGCCGCCGATCCCAGCAAGACTAA